The Nostoc sp. 'Lobaria pulmonaria (5183) cyanobiont' DNA window GGTAAAAGTCCTCTTTCTCAGACAGAAACGGAAATTCCGCAATATTCACTGGTGGGTAAATAACTGTTGCTTCTCGCCGATAGCAACGCCAAATCCGCCGAGCTGTATGTTGCGAGTTGGCAATGAAATAATCAACGCGATTGGCACTCAATACATCCCACTGACGCAAGCGATGTAATAAATATCGCGTCACCCATCCAGGTAAACCACTACCCAGTTTGCTGTGGCGCAGATAATCAAAGGTCAAGTCCCAGGCATAGCGCATAGGGCTGTGACAGTAGCAAATATGCATCTGTTCGGGAGTGGTAAGGATTCCTTTGGCAACAGCATGGGATGAAGACAGAATGACATCATAATGCCGCAAATCAAGTTGTTCAATTGCCAAGGGCCACAAAGGCAAGTATTTTTGTATACCGTTGCGGGCATAGGGAAAGTTCTGGAGAAACGTCTTGCCAATTTGACGCTTATATAAATAACTTTCTCTATTGCTGGATTCAAAATCTATGAGAGCATACAAATCAGCATCAATGTGATTCAAAATTTCTCGGACAACGAGTTCTGAACCACCTGTGGCTTTGGGTGTTAGCCACTCATGAACTAGAGCATATTTCAAGGGCACAGCTAACTTGAATAAGTGGAAAATACAAAGGCTAATTTGATGACGTTAACTGAAAAGTTTCCCCTTGTGATTAATTAACGGGAAGCGCCCCAGATTAGCACATAAGACGGAATCTTTTCCCCAGAGGTTCCAGATGGATGCGGCAACCTGATAATCTCAGATTGGGCATTGGGTATGGGGCATTGGGTATGAGGCATTGGGTATGGGGCATGGGTTATTCTTCTTGTCCTTTTTGCTTCTCTAGTCCCCAGTCCCTACTCCCTTGATGACAACTGATATAGAAAGGGTGAATTTATGCGAATTCTGATTATGGGTGGTACTCGGTTCATTGGTGTCTATTTAACTCAACTACTAGTGGAACAAGGACACGAGGTGGTGTTGTTCAATCGTGGGAATCGACCAGCACCTTCTTTACAGGGAGTAGGACAAATTATAGGCGATCGCACTGATACTACTCAATTAAAAGCAAAATTATCACAAGAAAACTTTGATGTCATTTTTGACAATAACGGGCGGGAACTTACTGATACTCAACCACTAGCAGAAATTTTTCAAGACCGAGTGCAACATTTTGTGTATATGAGTTCTGCGGGGGTGTATCTCAAATCCGATCAATTGCCCCACATAGAAGGCGATGCAGTAGATCCCAAAAGTCGCCATAAGGGTAAACATGAAACAGAAGCTTATCTGACTCAATTGGGATTACCATTCACTTCTATTCGTCCTACTTATATTTACGGGCCTCGTAATTATAATGAGTTGGAAGGCTGGTTTTTTGACAGAATTGTGCGCGATCGCCCCATTCCTATCCCTGGAAATGGCTTGCATATCACGCAGCTAGGTCATGTAAAAGACTTGGCACTAGCAATGACTCAGGTTTTGGGCAATAAACAAGCCATAGGACAGATTTATAATATCTCTGGCGATCGCTTTGTCACTTTTGATGGTTTAGCCCGTGCTAGTGCTGTAGCGGCTGGCAAATCACCTGATGCTGTCCAAATCGTCCACTACGACCCGAAAAAGTTTGATTTTGGCAAACGCAAAGCTTTTCCGATGCGGGTGCAGCATTTCTTTGCTTCGGTGAATAAAGCGCAAACAGAATTAAACTGGCATCCTGAATATGATTTGATTTCTGGTTTACAAGATTCTTTGGAAAATGACTATTTGGCTAATGCAAAAGACAAAGCTGATGTTGATTTTTCTGTCGATGAGGAAATTTTAAAAGCGTTGTGAGTAAAGATGTTTAGGGGCATATCGCTATGTGCCCTTACTGATGCGATCGCATCTTCATAACTCATCAGGGTTAACGCCTAACTCTCGCAGTTGTGCTGCTAATCTGTTAGCACGTTGACTTTCTCGTTCTAGTTTTTCTAGCGGTGTGGGAAGCCAATTCCCACTTGCATCATACCAACGTAGCCACAATCGCTCAATTTGTTGGTAAGAACCTTGCCAAAGTCCTAAGCCCAGTTCCAAACCCGGCATCCAGACCCGTAGAGTACTCAAATCCAATTCATTGTAGCGGTCTGCAACTAATTGGAATGCTTGAAGTTTGTCAGTGTAGCGATCAAACACAATGTAGTAAGGAACTCGCAAAATCGTAGGACTTCTTTGGGGGAGAGAGGCGGGTCTGTTTGGTACATAAGGAGAATCTTGACCGACTAACTTTAAGTTAACGAATTGCGGTAAAGATTTGGTCAAAGTCAAAATCAAAAATATTTTCTTCTACCTGGGAAAGACGCGATAAATTGCGTTTTTAGTTTTTACTGGAACAGGAATGAAAATTTTCTCATTAGTTAGACAAGATTTTTTTATAATTACCTCGAAGCTACTCAAACTAGTTTCTGTAAATACTGTTGTTGGTTGATAAAATGAGCCAGGTTTTGCAATATCCACTCCAGAATGTTCTAGAAGCCCGTGCCCGTTTAGGTGAAGGCCCTATCTGGGACTCTACCCAAAACCTAATTTACTGGGTTGATATCTACAACTATCGGGTACATCAGTTCAATCCTGATACGGGGAAAGACTTATTTTTTGATGTGGGAGATGTGGTCGGCGCGATCGCAATAGCAGGTAAAGATAATTTAATTATGGCACTGCGTCATCACCTAGCATTCCTCAACACCCAAACAGGTGAAGTTACCCCAATTTTGGAAATTGAAGGAAATCTCCCAGATAACCGCCTCAATGATGGCAAATGTGACCCCCAAGGCCGCTTTTGGTTCGGCTCAATGTGTTCTTTAGAAAAACCCCAGGCTAGCCTTTATCGCTATGATCGTGACGGTTCATTGCATGTAATGGAAACGGGATTGACTCTCTCTAATGGTCTGGGTTGGAGTCCCGATCAAAAAACATTTTACTTGAGTGATTCTCCCCATAAAAAGATATACGCTTACGACTTTAATTCAGTAACAGGTAACATTACTAATCGCCGGATTTTTGTTGATTTAACTCATGAATCTTTCTACCCAGATGGGTTAACAATAGATAGTCAAGGAAATATTTGGTCAGCCATGTGGGATGGGTGGTGTGTGATTCGTTTCAACCCCAAGGGTGAAGAGATATTGCGGATTAATCTACCCGTTCCACTCGTAACGAGTTGTACCTTTGGTGGCGAAGATTTGCAAACCCTCTACATCACCACGGCTTCAGTTGGACTCAGCCAAGCAGAGATTGAAAAAAGTTTCTATTCAGGTGATTTGTTTGCTCTACAAACTGATGTTACTGGATTACCTAGCTATAATTTTGAGAAATAAAGTAGTAGTTGTGTTAAGGTGATCTGCTAAATTGCCTCTCGCATTCGTTCAACTCGACTCTTTACTTGTTTGCAAATTCTAAAAATTCTGAGTTTTGAACTTTTGATCTTGAAGTTCCAAGTTCAAAGGTGCAACTTCCGTGTTCAAAGGTGCAACTTCCGAGTTCAAAGGTGCAACTTCCGAGTTCAAAGGCTCAACTTCCGAGTTCAGAGGCTCAACGTCCAAGTTCAAAGGTGCAACTTCCGAGTTCAGAGGCTCAACTTTCGAGTTCAGAGGCTCAACCTCCGAGTTCAGAGGCTCAACCTCCGAGTTCAGAGGTGCAACTTCCAAGTTCTAAAGGACTTCCAAATAAAAAAACATTAGTACCATGCAGCTTATTTGATCTCACTTTGAACTTAAAGGTTTATTTTTCCTAGTTACAATACTATATTGCCGTTTCATTAGTGCTGACTTTTTGTGGCAAAAGATAAATACCCCCAGAGATTAAAGTCAAGGCGACAGAAATCCAAAAGGCAATCAGACAGGGAATTTGCCAGACTTCAGGTAGTGGCGCAATTAGAAGTGCGATCGCGATTATTTGACTAACAGTTTTGAGTTTACCCCAAATATTTGCCCCGGTAATTGTCGTTTGATTCACTCGCCAACCAGCGATCGCTAATTCCCGCGCTAAAATCAAAAATACTCCCCAAGCCGGCACTTTTCCTAGTTCAATAAAAACCATCAATGGCGCAAGTACTAGAAATTTATCCACTAAGGGGTCAAGAAACTTACCCAACTCACTAATTTGGTTCAGTTTCCGCGCTAAATAGCCATCTAACCAATCAGTTAAAGCCGCAACGATAAAAATCGCTAAACATATCCATCTAGCTTGTGTTGTGGGATTGTACAAGCCATAAAGCAGAAATGGTACACCCAGAAGGCGAGAGAAGGTAATCCAGTTGGGTAGAGTCATGGAAGATTAAAAATTAACAAGTGTAAAGCAACAAATAGCCAAGCAAATATGCAAAATATATGCAGATTAGTGTATCTGAGTGTAACTGCGTGGGAAAATCTGTCTTCTAAAGCTCTCCTAAAACAATACTATGACTGAACACACAGACTCCCAATTCCGCATCGAACGCGATTCGATGGGCGATCGCCAAATTGCTAGTAGCGTTTATTACGGTATTCAAACGCTACGAGCTATCGAAAACTTCCCCATTAGCGGCATCAAGCCTTTAGCTACTTACGTAGATGCCGGATTGATAATTAAAAAAGCTACAGCGATAGTGAATGGAGAACTGAATTGTATTCCCCAAGATATTAGTCAGGCGATTGTGCAAGCAACTGATGAAATCTTAGTTGGGAAGTTCCGCGATCAATTTGTTGTGGATGTTTATCAGGCGGGTGCTGGAACATCCCACCACATGAATCTCAACGAAGTTCTCGCAAATCGCGCCTTAGAAATACTCGGTGAAGAAAAGGGCAATTACAAACGTGTTAGTCCCAATGACCACGTTAATTATGGACAGTCTACCAATGATGTGATTCCTACGGCAATCCGCATTGGTGGATTATTGGCATTATCTAAGACATTACAGCCAGCAATAGATGGAGCGATCGCATCCTTAGAAGACAAAGCTGTAGAATTTCATGATATTGTCAAATCTGGCAGAACCCACTTACAAGACGCTGTACCTGTACGTTTGGGTGAAAATTTTCAGGCTTGGGCGCAAATTCTTACAGAACATCAAAACCGGATTTACACCGCCTCTGGGGATTTGATGGTGCTGGGTTTGGGAGGTAGTGCAGCCGGAACGGGATTAAATACTCATCCTCTGTATCGCGCCCGCGTGGTAGAAGTTCTTTCAGAATTGATTGATACTCCTTTAGAACCTGCACCCCATCTCATGGCAGCAATGCAGAGTATGGCGCCATTTGTAAATGTTTCCGGTGCTTTACGCAACTTAGCCCAGGATTTAGTTAAAATATCTCACGATTTACGGTTGATGGATTCAGGGCCAAAAACAGGCTTAAAAGAAATTCAACTGCCTCCAGTGCAACCCGGTTCCTCAATTATGCCAGGGAAATATAACCCAGTCATGGCAGAGATGACATCAATGGTATGTTTTCAGGTGATGGGTTACGATAGTGCGATCGCTTTAGCCGCACAAGCCGGACAATTAGAACTAAATGTGATGATGCCGCTGATTGCCTATAACCTAATTCACAGTATCGAAATTCTCGGCAATACCATCGCCGCACTCACTGAACGCTGCATTGGCGGAATTACTGCTAATCAAGAACGTTGTTTAGATTATGCCGAAGGCAGTTTAGCTTTAGTAACCGCACTAAATACCCACATCGGTTATCTAAATGCCGCAGCTGTCGCCAAAGAATCTTTAGAAACTGGTAAATCTCTACGGCAGATTGTTTTAGAACGCGGATTGATGAGTGAAACAGATTTAGCCACAGTGCTAAATCTAGAACAAATGAGTGGTATCTTACCGCTTAAAACAGAATAATAGTTATGGGGCATTAGGCATTGGGCATTGGAAATTGGGGATTAATTATTCTCCTCTGCTCCCCTCTGCCTCTCCTACTCCCCTGCTCCCCTATTCCCTATCTATCCATGCAGACTCAAAAACCAGCTGTTAGTCTCATTCGGGCTACATCCTACGAACGAGAGGCTTTACGGCAATCTTTAGTCACTCTCTTAGAACCTTTTGGAGGAATAGCAGCGTTTGTGAAAAAAGGCGATCGCGTTTTACTCAAACCGAATCTACTTACAGGCTCGCGTCCTGGTAAAGAGTGTATCACCCGTGCCGAACTAGTTTATGAAGTTGCCCAAATGGTAATTGAGGTTGGCGGTAAGCCATTTTTGGGCGATAGTCCTGCTTTTGGTAGTGCCAAGGGCGTAGCAATAGCAAATGGCTATCTGCCTATTTTAGAAGAACTCAATCTTCCCATCATCGATTTTCACGGTCAGCGTTACCAAATCGTCAGTGACAATTTTAACCATCTGCGACTGTCTAAAGAAGCAATGGAAGCAGATGTAGTGATTAACCTACCGAAAGTGAAATCACACGCCCAGTTGACATTAACACTGGGCGTAAAAAACCTGTTTGGTTGTGTCCCTGGCAAAATGAAA harbors:
- a CDS encoding glycosyltransferase, whose amino-acid sequence is MPLKYALVHEWLTPKATGGSELVVREILNHIDADLYALIDFESSNRESYLYKRQIGKTFLQNFPYARNGIQKYLPLWPLAIEQLDLRHYDVILSSSHAVAKGILTTPEQMHICYCHSPMRYAWDLTFDYLRHSKLGSGLPGWVTRYLLHRLRQWDVLSANRVDYFIANSQHTARRIWRCYRREATVIYPPVNIAEFPFLSEKEDFYLTVSRLVSYKQISLIVKAFNQLKRPLVVIGTGDEMNKIREMANSNIQILGWQPDNVVKKYMSMAKAFVYAACEDFGIALVEAQACGTPIIAYGAGGALETVRDISSCADTGTGIFFRTQTEAALLEAVEKFEMYEGSFNSEYMRSHAAQFSPQIFADRYLDFVNKCNEKRPFLQ
- a CDS encoding NAD-dependent epimerase/dehydratase family protein — its product is MRILIMGGTRFIGVYLTQLLVEQGHEVVLFNRGNRPAPSLQGVGQIIGDRTDTTQLKAKLSQENFDVIFDNNGRELTDTQPLAEIFQDRVQHFVYMSSAGVYLKSDQLPHIEGDAVDPKSRHKGKHETEAYLTQLGLPFTSIRPTYIYGPRNYNELEGWFFDRIVRDRPIPIPGNGLHITQLGHVKDLALAMTQVLGNKQAIGQIYNISGDRFVTFDGLARASAVAAGKSPDAVQIVHYDPKKFDFGKRKAFPMRVQHFFASVNKAQTELNWHPEYDLISGLQDSLENDYLANAKDKADVDFSVDEEILKAL
- the pgsA gene encoding CDP-diacylglycerol--glycerol-3-phosphate 3-phosphatidyltransferase; protein product: MTLPNWITFSRLLGVPFLLYGLYNPTTQARWICLAIFIVAALTDWLDGYLARKLNQISELGKFLDPLVDKFLVLAPLMVFIELGKVPAWGVFLILARELAIAGWRVNQTTITGANIWGKLKTVSQIIAIALLIAPLPEVWQIPCLIAFWISVALTLISGGIYLLPQKVSTNETAI
- a CDS encoding SMP-30/gluconolactonase/LRE family protein, whose translation is MSQVLQYPLQNVLEARARLGEGPIWDSTQNLIYWVDIYNYRVHQFNPDTGKDLFFDVGDVVGAIAIAGKDNLIMALRHHLAFLNTQTGEVTPILEIEGNLPDNRLNDGKCDPQGRFWFGSMCSLEKPQASLYRYDRDGSLHVMETGLTLSNGLGWSPDQKTFYLSDSPHKKIYAYDFNSVTGNITNRRIFVDLTHESFYPDGLTIDSQGNIWSAMWDGWCVIRFNPKGEEILRINLPVPLVTSCTFGGEDLQTLYITTASVGLSQAEIEKSFYSGDLFALQTDVTGLPSYNFEK
- a CDS encoding DUF362 domain-containing protein; amino-acid sequence: MQTQKPAVSLIRATSYEREALRQSLVTLLEPFGGIAAFVKKGDRVLLKPNLLTGSRPGKECITRAELVYEVAQMVIEVGGKPFLGDSPAFGSAKGVAIANGYLPILEELNLPIIDFHGQRYQIVSDNFNHLRLSKEAMEADVVINLPKVKSHAQLTLTLGVKNLFGCVPGKMKAWWHLEAGKDANRFGEMLVETARAINPDLTILDGIIGHEGNGPSNGEPRQLGILAAASDIFALDRAMVEILNVSPEQVPTVAASQRLGVCPELAAIEFPHLNPDLLKIEDWRLPEKLMPIDFGMPRVIKSTFKHLYTRFIKEPMSVYGRE
- a CDS encoding aspartate ammonia-lyase, producing the protein MTEHTDSQFRIERDSMGDRQIASSVYYGIQTLRAIENFPISGIKPLATYVDAGLIIKKATAIVNGELNCIPQDISQAIVQATDEILVGKFRDQFVVDVYQAGAGTSHHMNLNEVLANRALEILGEEKGNYKRVSPNDHVNYGQSTNDVIPTAIRIGGLLALSKTLQPAIDGAIASLEDKAVEFHDIVKSGRTHLQDAVPVRLGENFQAWAQILTEHQNRIYTASGDLMVLGLGGSAAGTGLNTHPLYRARVVEVLSELIDTPLEPAPHLMAAMQSMAPFVNVSGALRNLAQDLVKISHDLRLMDSGPKTGLKEIQLPPVQPGSSIMPGKYNPVMAEMTSMVCFQVMGYDSAIALAAQAGQLELNVMMPLIAYNLIHSIEILGNTIAALTERCIGGITANQERCLDYAEGSLALVTALNTHIGYLNAAAVAKESLETGKSLRQIVLERGLMSETDLATVLNLEQMSGILPLKTE